Below is a genomic region from Silurus meridionalis isolate SWU-2019-XX chromosome 1, ASM1480568v1, whole genome shotgun sequence.
CTTCATTGGGGAGATTTAAGTGAGCCACTGAGATGAAGAGGTCAAGTTTCAGCTGGCAGCATTCCTTAGACAACAAATGTTTTTCTATCGTTTGTCTTGAAAGTAAAATACTAATCTGATCTTAAATCAACTTAATTTCAATTTATATTACAGTGAAATAACAAACTGTTTTCAACTTAAAAACTGGACATATTTATGTGATATCAAAGTAATAACAAGAATTTGATTTTCACAGACAAACTTTGGTATAGACCTTTATAGGAAAGGAATTAAATCAATATTCTTTGGTCACTATAGGCCACTTCGATGTGATAACTttggtatctctctctctttctctctctctctctaacacacacacccacacacacacacacacacagacacacacacacacacacatactaaaaGGAAAGTGTTGGCTGATACACAGTGTGTCGGGAGATAATGGCATGCCAGCTATTTCAGATAACAATCCGGCTTTCTCCTGCTTATTTTTACAAGGGCTGCTCTGTAAATAGACCTGCATCAGGCCTTTTAAAGACATCCACACCTTTTTTCGACTTTTTACAGCAACCAAATAATCACCTTTGTGAATGTCCGATCATGtcttaaaagttttaaaagctTAAGAAATGACCTTTGCGAAGTAAAGCAATTGTACAccctttttactttttcacaaAACTGGAAAGTATTGGTAttcaaattataattattataatacctGTAAAGAAAACATATATAGCAGTCAATAGTTTGAGGTGTAATGACCAGACCTAACAGTGTTCTAAAACAAGGTTTGGTGTATCACAAAAAAAGACTAAGCTGACAGAACAAAATgaaactttcatttttttcaaatatttaaaattcagattttacagataatttaaaaaaacaatgaaaaaaagtaaactgCTCTTACCTCTAACACAGGACTGAAAAGGGGGATACACCATGAAATGATGCTCAGGAACAATGTCGACTTCTTTTAAGCCAACCTCTTATTGTTCTTGCCTTGCATCTCACTGGGAGATAttaatagaaacacacacacacacacacacacacacacacacacacacacacacacacacacacacacacacacttatccagCACTTGTGCTTCTGACTTTTTTCGCTTCTGGAGTTGCTCAGTGATAACCAGCACTCTATCACTCTCTGTGCATGTAATATCAATCAGTCTAACACTGTCTTTGTCTCAGTCCAAATCAACCACAACCTCCGCAAATCAGAAAAACAGGAACAACCCAATATGTGCCAATATATCCACTATTAAGTTTGGTTTTGGTCATCTGGATTTTACTTTGTATGCTAAATGTCTTAATAACATCAATAGGCATGGTATAACATGTATGAAACACAAAAAGTGACAGTTCACTTTAGCCttatatttagtgtttttttgcatgagatacatacagtacactgcAAAATAAGCACTGTTCCAGATACTACTTGGAAATACCTACATCGAtcttatatgtatttataataaagtgAATTACAATGAGAGTCATTGTAATTTGTTGAGCTAATTTCCTGTTGGATTGGAACTATTATTCATTCACTAATATTactaatgaatattaatgaattgCTTTTATTATGGTCGAGTTTGTCTAGTTGCTACTAGTTTCGAGTGCTGCCTAAATACACCATACAGATTATTAAGCCGCAGTGTGCTATTGATTTGAAACAAGGTTTGTAATATCATTGCAGGTGTTATCATTGCAGATTGGTTGAAATATCAATACCATATGTGACCAAAAGTATGCTGACACTGCACCTTCACACTTAAACATGCTTGGTGAAAATCCCATTTGTAAACCATGGGCATTAATATAGAGCTGTTCCTCACTTTCCTGCTGTTagagcctccactcttctgggaaggattaccactagatttttggaaaCACGGCTGCGGGGAATTTTGCTCATTGAGCcataagagcattagtgagatcaagTACTGAAAGCAGGCATTAATGTCTGATTCATAATTTGATGCTCCACTTTATCTCAAAGGTGATGCATCCATTTGCAGAGGTTTGGGCTAGAACCCATGGTTCCATTGGAGGAAAATATTAATGCTACAATATAAGAGATTTCGTGCTTTCggctttgtggcaacagttgaAGACAGACATAGGGTATGGTGTCCAGATATATTTGGCCATATCGTGTATGGTGTTTTCAGTAAATCAATACAAAAAGGTGAAAGATGCTAGTACCATTTTagaaacattattttttcttctttttttttcatacaaaagTTATTATCTAGGAATCATCCTGGATCtgcaaaaacattacattacagtacagtaactCTTGTGTTGGATACAGTTATTAGGAATGGACCCCTATAGTGTAACCGAGTAAGCTCAATCTTATATATGATCTGCTTCATGCTCTTAAGAGTTAAAGAAGTTGatgatatttgtttaaattgctTTATGCTATGAGCAGTTAAAAAAAGATTGAGAATTCTACATCTAGGACTTTGGCATGGCTTGGCTTATCAGGTCTGCAGGGCCATGTGTTCCACAGAGAGGTTTAATGACTGTGCTATTAGAGACGCGCTTCAACTCAGTGTCACCCCATCCCAACCCTCTGTCCCGTAACACTGCCTCTGATTAAAATATTAACTGTAGACATCTCAAATCTCTGTATCTTGATGACAGGAACGCAATACTCTTCATACAACGGTGGGGCTAAACATAGAGCAGCATACCAGCTGATGCTGTcacttgtgtctgtgtgtataatatgCGTGTGCTGGAACCCGTTGATTGATGTCTATCACTGAACTCAGCTTGCCCTCTATCCCACAGGACACCACATATCTAGCATGCATATTTGTTCGTAGATTTATTTCACTGTTGTCACAATACTTATCGGTGTCCTTGTTAACAAGCCTCTGTAACAGTACGGTAAAGTGAAGGTGTATCTGGGTGTTGCGTGTGTGAATTGTTTCCTACAAAGATTATCTAGAACATTGTCAGTTCATATCACATCACATTTGGCCATTTTGCAGGGGATATGAGAGGGTAATGGGAAATCATTTAAAGACCCACATCTGCTGTGTGCTGTTGATCAGAAATTCCTTCTCCAAAAGACTTCAAAAACAGCCTCAACTCTGTTAGACACCTGTTAGGTTTACTAACAAAGCCTCATTTATTAGTTGATGTTGGCAACACACCTTTTATCCTATTAGCCTTTAGAAGTTTATAACTGTTTTTCGTCATAGCTCAGTTCCTTTCTTGTGTGCTAATAAATCTTTTGATTATATGGCCTATAGCTGATTACAGGAGATAATTACAAGCCTTTGAAACAAACCTTGCATGTTTATGCAATTTGTCTTTTTGTAGTATCACAcagacattatttattaatgcttCCTGTAAATCGCAGTCCTCCAGACAGCCAGTTTGTGAGTGTATTAACATTCATACTGTGCCTTGTACCTGATCCAGTCAGCTAAATCTCCCTAGTAAATCCCAAATGGAAACAGTTGTGCTTTGGCATGCCATAATTTCCAAaggataaaatgtatttatttttagcttgAAACCTCTCCAGCAAAGTTAGTTGAACAGTTAATAACCACTTATAATTAACAGACTGCTAATCGCTCTTTCGGGTTGTTAAGAAGCGCAGGCCTTAGATTTCCAAATGTAGGACTTAGACATCCCccgcccaccacacacacacacacacacacacacacacacacacacacacacacacacacacacaggccatcCTATAATAAAATGCTTGCTAAGGTTTTGTTTAGCGTTAATAAAAGCAGCATTAAGTATTGCAGAAAACCTTTATAGAGGCTGTCTGGGACATGTAAAGACATAAATGGAAGCGAAAGTCTGCATCTCCTTATAAAACTGCATGACAGTCTACCTAAAGCCAGCAGGAATTCTCTATAAAATATTggtgattttattttagtttaggTCTTTCTGCCTTGACAAGTGATATAAACATGGTGCAGTACACATGAAGACCCCCTCTAGTGGCAAAACTCtcacctcttttttttactcaaattttttttaacactgatgTTTTCTCTTGCAAGTAAAGGGAATTATGCTATAAAGGTCCTATATAGAGGTCCATATTTCTGCTGTTTATGTAAAGAGTTACAGTCAAttagcaaatattttttaaattagcaCAGGACAAGCTGTCATTTAACTTCTCCCATGCTTTCATTCTATAATTTGCTCAACCAgctgtgtgtctgtggcttCATGGCAACATGTCAGGGTGCCGACAGGCTCAGAGACATAATTCCTCCATTGTTCATTAAGACTTGTTGCTTTTTGATGACTAAATGATGTCAGAAGTAAACAATCACATCATCTGCACATGTTTATCATTCTTCTGTGAGGCAAGGTTGTAACAGCTTTCAGGGATCATTTTAGTGTAATCgcaaattattttcttcattgTTTGACATGTAACATGTTTCTGTTAGTTCCATTAATACAAGTCCCATTAAATCATAaactgtagtgtgtatatatatatagtgtgagGTAATATGCCCTAAACCATTACTGTGGCTCAATGCTGACAGGAaagcaatatttatttattcaccttAATGAATTAGCTCTTTTGGTGCAATTGTAAAGGTTTGTTTACCTCCCATTATATTAGGATTCATTAAGAAAATTTAAACCCCAGTAGATATAAAACAGTATGAAAACCAATGAATCAATGAAGGTGTAGTCATGCTGCTTCTGGAATTTGGTCCATGTAAAGCTCTGCACTTTTTAATGAGTAGTTAAAGGTTTAAAAGCAATTCCATGTGCAAACTGCAAGCACGCGAGACTCCGTTGTAGGTGTAGTTTGCAGCCATCAAAGCAGAAAGCTGGAGCAGATCCTCTTGATCTTGTATACTCTTCCTACTGGGCATGGGCTAGCGCTCCAGCTCCCTGGCCAAAACCGAAACCCTTCGGCCCAAAATTCTTAGCATAGCAACCTGTGGATCCAAAGCAATGTcagaattatacattttaaatccgCAGTATAATCCTCAGGCCTGCCTACTGTAGAAGGAATACTGTGTAGTCTTGCCAGAATGGAGTTAAGGGGAATGGAGGGGGTGTGTCACCAATAAATATGACTgagatattttatttagcatttattaatttaaaacattcagTGGTGACAACAAACCTGATCGATAAGGGAAAGTGAGGCGGAGCTTTCAGGggtattattataataagatTGCCAAATTCAGAACAGCTGTGCAACTTTTCAAATTTGTGCATAGATTAACCTGTTGAATGTTTTATTGGATGGAAAAAGGAATGCTTTTTTTGTGATATCACTTTTTCAAGTAATATAATTTACAGCAGCATACTCCAATGTCCAATTGCAGAGCTCCTGTGCCACATGTGTAAAGATTGGCAGGTCTGCAATCCATTTAAGttcatataattaattttacaCTATTATTAGACTAGACTATGTTTTccagtataaatataaatatatacatggaTCAGTGTATATTTCTGACTGATACCAGATGCTCACCTTTGCAGTAGATTTCTCCATCTTTATCAGCCAGTGTGGTGGACTCCAGGCTCTTTCCACATTTAGCGCACCTGAAGCAACTCTTATGCCACGCCTAGAAGAtaatacataaaagaaaaacttcACATCATTTGCCAGATGTTGATTCTTGCCCATTCATTGCTGGActgtctttatctttatatcATCTTTCTGTGTTATTGAATGTGCAAACTTTATTACAGTACTTTTTATTgcactattaaaataaaataaaaaagcacaggaGAGGAATCACTTACGTTACCAGCTCCCACCACTTTCTCTGCTGCATAAACAGATTTGCCACAGCGAGGGCACACATCCGAGCTGCCAAACTTCTGTGCAAACTTGGAGGCATTGGGGTTGTTGGTAGGCTGATGTGGTGCTTGTCTGTGTAAGAAACAAGTATTGAAGCAAAACTGGTACAGACTATTCATAAATATATGAACTTTCACCACAAAGATTTTTGACTTACTCCACAGTTCTGATGCCTAGCCCTTCACCTGAGTCCATACTCAAggttccagcaccaccaccataaCCATAGCCTTTTGGGCCATATTTCTTGCCATAGCAGGATTTGCAGTAGATCTCATCCACGTGTACAGCTACTGTAGTGCTGTCCAAATTTTTCCTGCACACCACTAAgtggaaacaaaacagagaagagagaCAGCTGCTGAGTTTCCCAGTGCAACCCCTAAAGTGGATGTTATATTCTTATAAGgtgtttattctgttttaaaaatgcaatttcATGCACTAATATGATTGGGTTTAGGTGGTGTAGCATGTGATGTCTGTCTCAAAGTCAAGCATTGTTTTGCCTTTTGAGTCTCCAGTTTGTGCAATTTCTGCTCTTCAAGAAAACATTTCTGAACTTCAGAAAATGACACAAAGGTTTTCTTGGTTCAAGGATGGTTTCGCACCACTTTGTTTATATCGCTGATATATTGTTTGAATATTATGGACAACACAGGCATAGTATTGAGGAGGAGCACACACTGGAGTCCCATATAAGGCATCCATCATCAGAATGACGTTCTTTTTCTGACTTCCTAATATGGGCACACTTGTTAAAGTGGAGATGTTATTCTTTTTCACATGCAGCCTAAGAATTCGAGGCATGTCATCTTTTTGCATGGATGTCTCTGTGTTTCTGTAATAAATTAGACAGTAATAAGCAGGCAGGAAGCTTTGCCTATTAAAACTAAATTTGAGAAGCTGGTGACTTACTACAGAGAAAGCAGGACTTGTGGAAATACTTCCCCTCACACTGGACTTCCTCTGCAAAGTACACGGTCTTCTGGCAACAGCCACACCTGTTTCCCCCTCCGAGGGgcatcctgaacacacacacacacacacacacacacacacacacacacacacactaaataacaaacaaagcaACTATACATAATAGAATATCCACAGCAAAACCACAAACAATTTGACTTCAGCCTCAGCTCAGCTACATATTTTGCAGCACATACAGTTTTGAAGTATCCCAGTAGACACATggtatttttctctcttccaaAGGTGGCAGCGAGTACAAAGAAATACAtattaaagttaaaatattaAGGCCAATTGAATCTATATAGGACACGAGACCTAGACATGCTGATACACTGGAAGGATGTAATATGTGAAGCATCATTGTCACTTACCTGGAGTCAGTATGGTGTTAGTGCTGTGAATGGATGCTGTTGGGTAAGAGTTGTGAAAAGTTCACCGTTACTTATGGTAATATCAGAGAGACAGAATGGGAGAGAAAGTGGGCAGGACAACAGAAGGAGGGGAGAGCGAAAgagtaaaaagagagagagagagagagagagagagagagagagagagagagagagagaaagagagagagagaggaggcaACTCCCTGGAATGACGCAAATTTCTTTCATTCCAGTCTTCATCTGGTTCCTTTCACcgttatgttttttttagcacagTTATACTGCCTTACTAACCTGGCTTTGTATACACAGCCTGGAGCTACTTCCTTAATCCCCAAACATCAGTTATTTCAAGATTATTTCGAAAGGGACAAATAAGCAACCATTAGATATTACCACAATTATGTATAATGAATGCCTAATGAGCAGGAGAAGTTTTGTGTCAGAATGATCTGGCATTACCGGATAACATATTAGGATTTTGTTTGACCAGAGGACGTCCTGCTGTGTTAGTGTAAACAGTGCTAGAGGTTTGCCTGTATTTCCATACAAGGTGTTTGTTATGTGAAACCGACTCAACATGaatccatcacacactcatccacttACTCACTCTTTCCACAGGACACCACACTGATACGCTTATCTGCTCTATTCACACGGGAGATAACCATTTCGGGATAATTGTGTTGCTACTATATTTTCCTACCTGACATATTCAGGCATTTAAAGAGCGCAAGCTTCATGCAGTCGGTGTGACATTGTGAGTGAAGCTGTTTTATTATAGTTAAAGGTATTTCAGCACTCAGTTGGTTTCCTGAAAGTTAGCATTcttaataatgtaaaaactaCATCCAGGAAATTGTTTTTTGATGTTTgtattttagatagatagatagatagatagatagatagatagatagatagatagatagatagatagatagatagatagatagatagatagatagatagatagatagattggcagtttggcatctaccagaagtgtaAAATGTAGCAATCGTGCTATTAattatgtagcatatttacagcatgtgatatatatatatatgtaagcatatgtacagtgaataaatataagggCTATAGCATTTTAGGCTATATCATTTTAGAAGTAAATCTATAggctaaatattttaaatatatgaataaatatatgaataaatatatgaataaatatatgaataaatataaaggctatggcATTTCAGAAGTAAATCTTGTAGGGACTCTGTCACTGGAAATAATGAGGCTCTTTGTATGAAGTTTTCTTtccagagagagaaacatttaGTCAGAACATTTAGTTCACAGGATAAAACTGATTTATGCTCTGGTGACAATTGCAACAATTCGATGCAGACATATCTaatttgagagagaaagagagagagagagagagagagagagagagagagagagagagaaagaggaaggggGGACTTTTGACTCATTAACAAACAGATAGCTGttaataaaagttatttttctCATGGACATCAGTACTACGTCCAAACAAGGActgtatgcatttatttctaGTATGTGGCCATGTGGTCTAAATAGCTTAGTAAATGTTTACACACAAGCATATCTGAACAGAATATGCCATGACATATTTAGCAAACGTGATATTAACATGCAAATGTTGTGGTTTAATTCTGGAAAAGagccaaaaattatttttaaaccagaAATATACATTGGGTCATCATTCAGTGAAACTGGAACAAAATCttaaatagatataaaatgcttttaaaattaaaagtatAGCACTGCTCAAAATATCTTCGTATGTTAAAGCATTTAGATTTTCCTCCACTGGAAGAAAGAGGCCCTGCACAAACCCTGAAAAACAACCCCATTTCATGATCTCTCCTCCAGTAAACTTTACAGTAGGCAGTCAGCACAGCACAATTCAGTCAGGCAGGTAACATTCTCATGTCAAGTGTGATTCATCAATCCAGACAACACTGTATCAGTACAGTGGTGGCATGCTTTGCACCACTCCATCTGATGCTTGGCATTGTACTTGGTGATGGGAGGCTTCCATGCAGCTGCTCCACCAGGGAAATCCATTTCATGAAGCTGGTGAAATGAATGCCAATGAAAGTCTGGAACTCTTCAGCTATCGAATCAGCAGAGTATTGGCGACTTTTACGCAGCATGTGCATAAGCACTCGATGATCTCACTCTGTGACTGATTTTCAGCTTAATGGCTAAATCTGTTATTCCCAAACCCTTTCTTTTCAATAATACCGCTTTGGAATTTAATatctaaaagaaatgaaattttaCAAATAGATTTAACGCAGAGGTGGCATCCTATCACAGTACTATGCTTTAATTCACTGAGCTTTTTGGAACCACCCAtttctttttactgtttttacaaatgtttgCCAATGCAGACTGCAATGCTTGGTGCTTGAATTAAAACAGCTGTGGCAAAAGGTCTGATTGAAACGTGAATTTAATAATTAAGAGGTGTTTTCTAGAACGGTTGTTCATTTAgtacatttcaaaatatatcTTACACCTTCGTTCAGGTCACCTGATTAAGCCCAGTCCCAGTGGCATTCCAGCTCCGTAACTTCTCTCCATTCTTCAGATTGAACCACTATGTCTGCTGCCTCTGATTTGGAACTAGTTGCTCTCCTCCTTCTTAGCCCAGTAGTGCCCAGACACTTTGAGACCATGCTGAGAAATTGGGCTTTAAAACCCCCAGCAGCTTGTATTGATTGGCAGGCACCTCAACCTACAGGTTTTCCTGTGTCAGTCCATGACCAGCTCTGAAatatttccttccttcctcatCTGTTCCTCCAAGATCTCTACTCCCAAGGCACAGTGAGCTCAAGCAGGATGTTCTGAGACCAAATCTTTTGACAGCTCTCAATTAGCCCTAAAGATGTGTACAGGTACCACTGGTAAAATATGTGTCCTACAAACTATAGTTACTGGCCCTTCCCTGGCACGTCactcttttaatttatttatttttgatagtAGGGATCTGCtctccagccatatttgttggCCAAATCGAGCTGCAGCAAGGTcatgtctccactgtccttTCTTGCTTCCATGATATGTTGGGTATAAACAAGCCATGAATCCTGGACTCATGTCTCCCTTTCTGCACTGATGTTTTGATGTGGCTTTTAATCAGCAAAATATAGTGATgaaaattataatgtatttaaactaTGTATAGAAGAAAATGTAACAGTTTAACCATGTGAAGAATTTTATCAGGTACCACCATACATGTTAAATCTGACACATTTTGGGAAATAAGATCTACTTTACAGAATGGTTTATGGCAACAAATTGGTTTCTCAATGTCACTGCTGTGTGcttaacaaagtaaaaaacatAGTTGCCATTATTCACAGCTGTAAGGGGTGAATGAGATAATATGCAGTGGCTATATTATGTGAATATATGCCAagttataatagaaaaaaaactacttaatatacagtaaaatgtcatgtttgcacatttgtgatattttatttatgtttctttAGGC
It encodes:
- the csrp1b gene encoding cysteine and glycine-rich protein 1b, producing the protein MPLGGGNRCGCCQKTVYFAEEVQCEGKYFHKSCFLCMVCRKNLDSTTVAVHVDEIYCKSCYGKKYGPKGYGYGGGAGTLSMDSGEGLGIRTVEQAPHQPTNNPNASKFAQKFGSSDVCPRCGKSVYAAEKVVGAGNAWHKSCFRCAKCGKSLESTTLADKDGEIYCKGCYAKNFGPKGFGFGQGAGALAHAQ